A section of the Pseudomonas sp. Q1-7 genome encodes:
- the tssL gene encoding type VI secretion system protein TssL, short form produces MNLKAETQNLSAIDVDALLQDSYLLVVELREGARAPSGRDLWTRCSNQVEEVREQLKNAGMSQRSIDHISYAQCALLDETVLGCTTEKAHADWAAEPLQAKFFNRHQAGEFLYEDMREVLRDPAPDLQVLTVFQRVLMLGFKGRYSDLEYPEREQILSALSARVAPFVIRHALISGPGRTDGFHVQRLLHSPLMQCLAAVVLLVGAWWGLNHLLGEAITSLLPGKV; encoded by the coding sequence ATGAACCTGAAAGCCGAAACACAGAATCTGTCGGCGATTGATGTCGACGCGCTGTTGCAGGACAGCTACCTGCTGGTCGTGGAGCTTCGTGAGGGTGCCAGGGCGCCGAGTGGTCGGGATTTGTGGACGCGTTGTTCGAACCAGGTCGAAGAAGTACGGGAGCAGCTCAAGAATGCCGGAATGAGCCAGCGCAGCATCGATCACATCAGCTATGCCCAGTGTGCATTGCTGGATGAGACGGTGCTCGGCTGTACCACGGAGAAAGCCCACGCCGACTGGGCCGCCGAACCCTTGCAGGCGAAGTTCTTCAACCGCCATCAGGCTGGAGAGTTTCTCTATGAGGACATGCGCGAAGTCCTTCGCGACCCGGCGCCGGACCTGCAGGTTCTGACTGTATTCCAGCGCGTTCTGATGCTGGGGTTCAAGGGCCGTTACAGCGATCTGGAATACCCTGAGCGGGAGCAGATCCTCAGCGCCCTGAGCGCACGCGTAGCGCCCTTTGTCATTCGCCACGCACTCATCTCAGGTCCAGGTCGAACGGACGGTTTCCATGTGCAGCGCTTGCTGCATTCCCCGCTCATGCAATGCCTCGCGGCCGTTGTGCTGTTGGTTGGTGCCTGGTGGGGACTGAACCATCTGCTGGGCGAAGCGATCACCTCGCTCCTGCCCGGCAAGGTGTGA